In the Loxodonta africana isolate mLoxAfr1 chromosome 1, mLoxAfr1.hap2, whole genome shotgun sequence genome, one interval contains:
- the LOC100671834 gene encoding HLA class II histocompatibility antigen, DP beta 1 chain-like isoform X1 — protein MVLQVPEALWTAAQTVLLMVLSNPKVQGRTTPENYLLQSRHDCYAFNGTQRYIHEYVLNREELVRFDSDVGEYVAVSELGRRTAKYWNSQKDYVEMRRAEVDRVCRHNYELGEPILLKRRVQPKVNVSPSRKGPLQHHNLLVCHVTDFYPGSIEIRWFRNGQEETAGIVSTDLIRNGDWTFQILVMLEMTPQQGDVYTCHVEHPSLDSPVTVEWKAQSHSAKNKMLTGVGGFVLGFIILGVGIFMHKRSKKVQQGAR, from the exons ATGGTGTTGCAGGTCCCTGAGGCCCTCTGGACAGCGGCTCAGACAGTGTTACTGATGGTGCTGAGCAATCCCAAGGTCCAGGGCAGGACCACTCCAG AGAATTACCTGCTCCAGTCACGGCACGACTGCTACGCGTTTAACGGGACGCAGCGTTACATCCACGAGTATGTCCTTAACCGAGAGGAGTTGGTGCGCTTCGATAGCGACGTGGGGGAGTACGTGGCGGTGTCGGAGCTGGGGCGGCGGACCGCCAAGTACTGGAACAGCCAGAAGGACTACGTGGAGATGAGACGGGCAGAGGTGGACAGGGTGTGCAGACACAACTACGAGCTAGGGGAGCCCATCCTCCTGAAGCGCAGAG tccagcctaaagTGAACGTGTCCCCCTCCAGGAAGGGGCCCCTGCAGCACCACAACCTGCTTGTCTGTCACGTGACAGATTTCTATCCAGGCAGCATTGAAATCCGGTGGTTCCGAAATGGACAGGAGGAAACAGCTGGGATTGTGTCCACCGACCTGATCCGTAATGGAGACTGGACTTTCCAGATCCTGGTGATGCTGGAAATGACCCCCCAGCAGGGCGACGTCTACACCTGCCATGTGGAGCACCCCAGCCTGGACAGTCCTGTCACTGTGGAGTGGA AGGCACAGTCTCATTCTGCCAAAAACAAAATGCTGACTGGAGTCGGGGGCTTTGTGCTGGGATTCATCATCCTTGGAGTGGGCATCTTCATGCATAAGAGAAGCAAGAAAG tTCAACAAGGTGCTCGATAA
- the LOC100671834 gene encoding HLA class II histocompatibility antigen, DP beta 1 chain-like isoform X2, which produces MVLQVPEALWTAAQTVLLMVLSNPKVQGRTTPENYLLQSRHDCYAFNGTQRYIHEYVLNREELVRFDSDVGEYVAVSELGRRTAKYWNSQKDYVEMRRAEVDRVCRHNYELGEPILLKRRVQPKVNVSPSRKGPLQHHNLLVCHVTDFYPGSIEIRWFRNGQEETAGIVSTDLIRNGDWTFQILVMLEMTPQQGDVYTCHVEHPSLDSPVTVEWKAQSHSAKNKMLTGVGGFVLGFIILGVGIFMHKRSKKGAWRFAAAWMHHMEWI; this is translated from the exons ATGGTGTTGCAGGTCCCTGAGGCCCTCTGGACAGCGGCTCAGACAGTGTTACTGATGGTGCTGAGCAATCCCAAGGTCCAGGGCAGGACCACTCCAG AGAATTACCTGCTCCAGTCACGGCACGACTGCTACGCGTTTAACGGGACGCAGCGTTACATCCACGAGTATGTCCTTAACCGAGAGGAGTTGGTGCGCTTCGATAGCGACGTGGGGGAGTACGTGGCGGTGTCGGAGCTGGGGCGGCGGACCGCCAAGTACTGGAACAGCCAGAAGGACTACGTGGAGATGAGACGGGCAGAGGTGGACAGGGTGTGCAGACACAACTACGAGCTAGGGGAGCCCATCCTCCTGAAGCGCAGAG tccagcctaaagTGAACGTGTCCCCCTCCAGGAAGGGGCCCCTGCAGCACCACAACCTGCTTGTCTGTCACGTGACAGATTTCTATCCAGGCAGCATTGAAATCCGGTGGTTCCGAAATGGACAGGAGGAAACAGCTGGGATTGTGTCCACCGACCTGATCCGTAATGGAGACTGGACTTTCCAGATCCTGGTGATGCTGGAAATGACCCCCCAGCAGGGCGACGTCTACACCTGCCATGTGGAGCACCCCAGCCTGGACAGTCCTGTCACTGTGGAGTGGA AGGCACAGTCTCATTCTGCCAAAAACAAAATGCTGACTGGAGTCGGGGGCTTTGTGCTGGGATTCATCATCCTTGGAGTGGGCATCTTCATGCATAAGAGAAGCAAGAAAG